Proteins from one Enterobacter bugandensis genomic window:
- the ypfM gene encoding protein YpfM codes for MIERELGNWKDFIEGMLRK; via the coding sequence ATGATTGAACGTGAACTGGGGAACTGGAAAGATTTTATCGAAGGCATGCTTCGTAAATGA